The following proteins are encoded in a genomic region of Thiohalorhabdus sp. Cl-TMA:
- a CDS encoding nicotinate phosphoribosyltransferase encodes MSQSDWVSPRNAALLTDLYELTMLQAYHRENLRETAVFDLFFRKLPENRNFLLAAGLETALDYLENLRFPAESLEYLASLDRFSGEFIDYLANFRFSGEVRALPEGTPVFPDEPLIEIIAPLPEAQLAETFLLNQIHFQTLMASKASRVVDAARGKTVVDFGARRMHGADATLKAARAFYIAGVDSTSNVLAGQVYGIPVAGTMAHSYIEAHPDEASAFEAFAELYPDTILLVDTYDTLEGVRSVANMARSWGNRFRIRGIRLDSGDLGELARKSRDLLDADGLTGVGIFASGSLDEYSIDGLLEGGAPIDGFGVGTHLGVSEDSPYLDSAYKLVEYAGKPRMKLATHKTTLPFRKQIYRRTSKDGRYEGDTIAAADTQDIAGAPLLETVMRAGKRVGERRDLDAIRGHADRERSHLPATLRGVQAASTPYPVTVSEDLRGAMEDLRAALGG; translated from the coding sequence ATGAGTCAGTCGGACTGGGTCTCCCCCCGCAATGCCGCGCTGCTCACGGACCTATACGAGCTCACCATGCTGCAGGCCTACCACCGCGAGAACCTGCGGGAAACGGCCGTCTTCGATCTTTTCTTCCGAAAGCTCCCGGAAAACCGCAATTTCCTTCTGGCGGCAGGCCTGGAGACGGCACTGGACTACCTGGAGAACCTGCGCTTCCCCGCGGAATCCCTCGAATATCTGGCTTCCCTGGACCGGTTCTCCGGGGAGTTCATCGATTATCTGGCCAATTTCCGATTCAGCGGGGAGGTTCGGGCCTTGCCCGAGGGCACCCCGGTATTCCCCGACGAACCGCTCATCGAGATAATCGCCCCCCTTCCCGAAGCGCAGCTGGCGGAGACCTTCCTGCTCAACCAGATACATTTCCAGACGCTGATGGCCAGCAAGGCGAGCCGGGTGGTGGACGCCGCCCGCGGGAAGACGGTGGTGGATTTCGGGGCCCGGCGCATGCACGGGGCCGACGCCACTCTGAAAGCAGCCCGGGCCTTTTACATCGCCGGCGTGGATTCCACGTCCAACGTCCTGGCGGGCCAGGTCTACGGCATTCCGGTGGCGGGGACCATGGCCCACAGTTACATCGAAGCCCATCCCGACGAGGCCTCCGCCTTCGAGGCGTTCGCCGAGCTCTACCCGGATACCATCCTGCTCGTGGATACCTACGACACCCTGGAGGGGGTAAGAAGCGTGGCAAATATGGCCCGAAGCTGGGGAAATCGCTTCCGGATCCGGGGAATCCGGCTGGATTCAGGCGACCTGGGCGAGCTGGCGCGAAAAAGCCGGGACCTGCTGGATGCGGACGGACTGACCGGGGTGGGCATCTTCGCCAGCGGGAGCCTCGACGAGTATTCCATCGACGGGCTTCTGGAAGGGGGTGCCCCCATAGACGGCTTCGGCGTGGGGACGCACCTAGGCGTTTCGGAAGACAGCCCTTACCTCGACAGCGCCTACAAGCTGGTGGAGTACGCGGGAAAGCCCCGCATGAAGCTCGCGACGCACAAGACGACCCTGCCCTTCCGCAAGCAGATCTACCGCCGGACCAGCAAGGACGGACGCTACGAAGGCGATACCATCGCCGCCGCCGATACGCAGGACATTGCGGGGGCGCCCCTGCTGGAAACGGTGATGCGGGCGGGGAAACGGGTCGGCGAAAGACGGGACCTAGACGCAATACGCGGCCATGCCGACCGGGAGCGCAGCCACCTGCCCGCAACGCTTCGCGGCGTCCAGGCGGCCTCCACTCCGTACCCGGTCACCGTCAGCGAGGACCTGCGCGGCGCTATGGAAGATCTCCGCGCGGCACTCGGGGGCTAG
- a CDS encoding PA0069 family radical SAM protein, whose protein sequence is MAGGNRTDPPKGRGATSNPEGRFESVTHEPVDDGWGDKDPAPPSLRTEVAVDAARSAITWNDSPDLPFDRSVNPYRGCEHGCVYCYARPTHAYWDLSPGLDFESRLLVKPEAARLLEEELAAPDYRCAPMALGTNTDPYQPIEKKYGITRALLETLERTSHPVSVVTKSTLVERDLDVLAPMAARNLATVTVSLTTFNRELSRRMEPRAAAPNRRLRIIKNLTSAGIPVGVLVAPVIPVLTDGELERILEACAEAGAGSAGYVLLRLPHEVEGLFREWLATHYPQKADHVMSRLEEARGGAANDPEFGSRMTGTGAYAELIGRRFNLACQRLRLSGHDNALETGLFTPPPPPSGTQMSLF, encoded by the coding sequence ATGGCTGGCGGTAATCGCACCGACCCTCCCAAAGGGCGCGGCGCGACGAGCAACCCGGAGGGCCGCTTCGAATCGGTCACCCACGAACCGGTGGACGACGGCTGGGGTGACAAGGATCCCGCCCCTCCTTCCCTCCGAACGGAAGTCGCCGTCGATGCCGCCCGGAGCGCCATTACCTGGAACGACTCCCCCGACCTGCCCTTCGACCGTTCCGTCAATCCGTACCGCGGCTGCGAGCACGGCTGCGTCTACTGCTATGCCCGCCCCACCCACGCCTATTGGGACCTCTCACCCGGGCTCGATTTCGAAAGCCGTCTACTGGTAAAGCCCGAAGCGGCCCGCCTGCTGGAGGAGGAGCTGGCCGCTCCGGATTACCGGTGCGCACCCATGGCACTGGGCACCAATACGGACCCGTACCAGCCCATCGAGAAAAAGTACGGCATCACTCGCGCCCTCCTGGAAACCCTGGAGCGCACCAGCCATCCGGTCTCCGTCGTTACCAAGTCCACCCTGGTGGAGCGGGACCTCGATGTCCTGGCCCCCATGGCGGCGCGCAACCTGGCCACGGTCACGGTTTCCCTCACCACCTTCAACCGGGAGCTGTCGCGCCGTATGGAGCCCCGGGCGGCGGCCCCCAACCGACGGCTGCGCATCATAAAGAACCTAACCTCGGCGGGCATTCCGGTCGGCGTGCTGGTGGCACCGGTGATTCCGGTGCTCACCGACGGCGAGCTGGAGCGCATCCTGGAGGCCTGCGCCGAGGCCGGCGCCGGCAGCGCGGGCTATGTGCTGCTCCGGCTACCGCACGAGGTGGAGGGCCTGTTCCGCGAATGGCTGGCCACCCACTATCCCCAGAAGGCGGACCACGTCATGAGCCGCCTGGAGGAAGCGCGGGGCGGAGCCGCCAACGATCCCGAGTTCGGCAGCCGCATGACCGGCACAGGGGCATACGCGGAGCTCATCGGCCGGCGCTTCAACCTTGCCTGCCAGCGGCTGAGGCTATCCGGCCACGACAACGCGCTGGAAACCGGGCTGTTCACCCCGCCTCCGCCTCCTTCTGGGACGCAGATGAGCCTGTTCTGA
- a CDS encoding YbhB/YbcL family Raf kinase inhibitor-like protein, protein MAMQLCSEAFGTRDSIPVVNACAGADQSPPLRWEGAPEGTHSFGVICHDPDAPEGAFTHWAVFDIPADTGYLEEGHGTHRYHLRIFALAVPHLEVEDGAGVPEVERAAQAHVLGEARLIATFER, encoded by the coding sequence ATGGCCATGCAATTGTGCAGCGAGGCATTCGGCACCCGCGATTCCATCCCGGTGGTTAACGCCTGTGCGGGGGCGGATCAATCGCCGCCACTGCGCTGGGAGGGGGCCCCGGAGGGTACCCACAGCTTCGGCGTGATCTGCCACGACCCGGATGCGCCGGAGGGAGCCTTCACGCACTGGGCAGTGTTCGATATTCCCGCCGATACTGGCTACCTGGAGGAGGGCCACGGTACCCATCGCTATCATCTCCGGATATTCGCCCTCGCGGTGCCGCATCTTGAAGTGGAGGACGGCGCCGGGGTCCCGGAGGTGGAGCGGGCCGCGCAGGCCCATGTGCTGGGCGAAGCCCGGTTGATCGCCACTTTTGAGCGATGA
- a CDS encoding 2-hydroxyacid dehydrogenase produces the protein MRAVFLDTDSLDPGDLDRRALEACSADWTFFGETRPDQVPERIAGAEVVVTNKVPLDARVLRNAGGLRLVCIAATGTNNVDLAAARERDVAVANVVRYATPSVVQHVFSLMLALTTRLSDYEQSVRSGRWAESPHFCLLDFPIRELAGRTLGVVGHGELGSNVAHVAEAFGMRVRVAQIPGRPDRPERVALGRLLPEVDVLTLHCPLTPETEGLLGAGELERLPDHALLINTARGGIVDEPALAEALRAGRLGGAGVDVLTREPPPPDHPLLAPDIPNLILTPHVAWASREARQRMVEELAANIEAFGRGESRNRVA, from the coding sequence ATGCGGGCAGTATTCCTGGACACCGATTCCCTCGATCCGGGAGACCTGGACCGTCGGGCCCTGGAGGCCTGCTCGGCGGACTGGACCTTCTTCGGCGAAACCAGACCCGATCAGGTCCCCGAGCGGATCGCCGGGGCGGAGGTCGTGGTCACCAACAAAGTGCCCCTGGACGCGAGAGTGCTCCGGAATGCCGGGGGGCTCAGGCTGGTCTGCATCGCCGCCACGGGCACCAACAACGTGGACCTGGCGGCCGCCCGGGAACGGGATGTGGCCGTCGCCAACGTGGTTCGCTACGCCACCCCGTCCGTGGTGCAGCATGTATTCAGTCTTATGCTGGCCCTGACCACCCGGCTTTCCGATTACGAACAGTCCGTGCGATCCGGGCGGTGGGCGGAAAGCCCCCATTTCTGTCTGCTCGATTTCCCCATCCGGGAGCTGGCCGGCCGCACCCTGGGGGTGGTCGGCCACGGAGAGCTGGGAAGCAACGTGGCCCATGTTGCCGAGGCCTTCGGCATGCGGGTGCGCGTGGCGCAAATCCCCGGTCGACCGGACCGTCCTGAACGGGTGGCGCTCGGTCGCCTGCTTCCCGAAGTCGACGTGCTCACGCTTCACTGCCCGCTGACCCCGGAGACCGAGGGGCTGCTGGGGGCCGGCGAGCTGGAGCGGCTGCCCGACCACGCCCTGCTTATCAATACAGCGCGGGGCGGTATCGTGGACGAACCGGCCCTGGCCGAGGCGCTCCGCGCGGGGCGCCTCGGCGGTGCCGGGGTGGACGTGCTTACCCGGGAGCCGCCGCCCCCCGATCACCCCCTGCTGGCTCCGGATATCCCCAATTTGATCCTGACGCCCCATGTCGCCTGGGCAAGCCGGGAGGCTCGACAGCGGATGGTGGAAGAGCTAGCCGCCAACATCGAGGCCTTCGGGCGGGGAGAAAGCCGCAACCGTGTAGCTTGA
- a CDS encoding C40 family peptidase, with the protein MIACSLHWSVPRWIGRGVLLLAALELAGCAPHPARPGPEGVSGPAPSLELARARVVEAARTGMGAPYKWGGDGGPGFDCSGLIQYAYAKVGISVPRTVDRLREAASLVRTDRVRPGDLLFFRIGGDVSHVGMYVGRDRFIHAPSRGRRVTFASLENPYWERHLAAAGNFF; encoded by the coding sequence ATGATTGCCTGCAGCCTGCACTGGTCGGTCCCGAGATGGATAGGGAGGGGCGTTCTCCTGCTGGCCGCGCTGGAGCTGGCCGGCTGTGCCCCGCATCCCGCCCGGCCGGGGCCCGAGGGGGTTTCGGGGCCCGCGCCCAGCTTGGAGCTGGCGCGCGCCCGGGTGGTGGAGGCTGCCCGCACGGGAATGGGCGCACCGTATAAATGGGGCGGCGACGGTGGCCCGGGATTCGATTGCAGCGGGCTGATCCAGTATGCCTATGCAAAGGTCGGCATTTCCGTGCCGCGCACCGTGGACCGTTTGCGGGAGGCGGCCTCCCTGGTGCGGACCGACCGCGTGCGTCCGGGGGACCTGCTGTTTTTCCGGATCGGCGGGGACGTCTCCCACGTGGGCATGTACGTGGGCCGCGACCGTTTCATCCATGCGCCGTCCCGAGGGAGGCGGGTAACCTTCGCCAGCCTCGAGAACCCCTATTGGGAGCGGCATCTGGCCGCCGCCGGGAATTTTTTCTGA
- a CDS encoding YbhB/YbcL family Raf kinase inhibitor-like protein, translating to MSLTLMSGVFAHDHQIPVKYTCDGEDVSPPLEWAGIPDNTRSFALVCDDPDAPGGTFQHWAVYDIPPETTFLEEGFSSAGTPGRFPEGANDFGKTAYGGPCPPAGHGAHHYRFRLLALDVDHLDLPGKATMEEVEKTARAHMLAETELVGHYEREG from the coding sequence ATGAGCCTGACGCTTATGAGCGGCGTGTTCGCCCATGACCATCAGATACCGGTGAAGTACACCTGCGACGGCGAGGACGTATCACCGCCCCTGGAATGGGCCGGGATCCCGGACAACACCCGCAGCTTCGCCCTGGTGTGCGACGATCCGGATGCCCCCGGCGGGACGTTCCAGCATTGGGCGGTGTACGACATCCCGCCCGAGACCACCTTTCTGGAGGAAGGGTTCTCCAGTGCCGGCACCCCCGGGCGTTTCCCGGAGGGAGCCAATGACTTCGGCAAGACGGCCTACGGCGGTCCCTGTCCGCCCGCCGGGCACGGCGCCCACCACTACCGATTTCGCCTGCTCGCTCTGGATGTGGACCACCTGGACCTGCCCGGGAAGGCCACGATGGAGGAAGTGGAAAAGACCGCCAGAGCCCATATGCTGGCCGAAACCGAGCTGGTGGGGCATTACGAACGGGAGGGCTGA
- a CDS encoding 7-cyano-7-deazaguanine synthase — protein MPIGLDPGSRPGCLVLMSGGIESTVLLHWAIRQGESVTALFLHYGQRPATREYQAASAQCAELGLAPETLDISTAVQTFHTGQERQYHIPLPHRNLVALSLALSLAEKRTLDRVLTGITREDGEHSASASPAFLDAFQETARTLGDVAVAAPFRELSKAEVIGTGVRLGVDFAKTYSCLLGYPEPCGRCPQCRNRRTAFARAGRAEPQFFLARPEG, from the coding sequence ATGCCTATTGGGCTTGATCCGGGAAGCCGCCCCGGCTGCCTGGTCCTGATGAGCGGTGGAATCGAGAGCACGGTTCTGCTCCATTGGGCAATCCGGCAGGGGGAAAGCGTCACCGCGCTATTCCTCCATTACGGTCAGCGTCCAGCTACGCGGGAGTATCAGGCGGCAAGCGCACAGTGCGCGGAGCTGGGGCTGGCGCCGGAGACGCTGGACATTTCGACCGCCGTACAAACCTTTCATACGGGACAGGAACGGCAGTACCACATTCCCCTGCCCCACCGGAACCTGGTTGCCCTCTCTCTGGCACTCAGCCTGGCCGAGAAACGGACGCTGGACCGGGTGCTTACGGGGATCACGCGGGAGGACGGGGAGCATTCCGCAAGCGCCTCGCCCGCCTTCCTGGACGCCTTCCAGGAGACTGCCCGTACACTGGGAGATGTGGCGGTGGCAGCACCCTTCCGGGAGCTGAGCAAGGCGGAGGTGATCGGAACGGGGGTCCGGCTGGGCGTGGATTTCGCGAAAACCTATAGCTGCCTGCTGGGCTACCCGGAGCCCTGCGGCCGCTGTCCCCAATGCCGGAACCGCCGGACCGCCTTTGCCCGGGCGGGCCGCGCCGAGCCACAATTCTTCCTGGCCCGTCCGGAAGGATAA
- a CDS encoding nicotinamidase, translated as MVEEFGSGDGLLIVDVQNDFCPGGSLAVPEGDEIIPILNRWLALAREANLPIFASRDWHPENHVSFRERGGPWPPHCIQDTQGAAFHPDLELPEQSTIISKGADPDRDQYSAFDDTELAKRLREEDVSRLWVGGLAQDVCVRASVMDGAREGFEVHLILPATRPVEASPGDGDRALEEMQAAGAVIERSAGPGK; from the coding sequence ATGGTGGAAGAGTTCGGAAGCGGAGACGGGCTGCTGATCGTCGATGTGCAGAACGACTTCTGTCCCGGTGGCTCCCTGGCTGTACCGGAAGGCGACGAGATCATCCCCATCCTGAACCGCTGGCTCGCCCTGGCCCGGGAAGCGAATCTGCCCATTTTCGCCTCGCGGGACTGGCACCCGGAGAACCACGTAAGCTTCCGCGAGCGGGGCGGGCCCTGGCCTCCCCACTGCATCCAGGACACCCAGGGCGCGGCCTTTCATCCCGATCTCGAGCTCCCCGAGCAATCCACCATAATCAGCAAGGGCGCGGATCCCGATCGGGACCAGTATTCCGCCTTCGACGACACCGAGCTGGCCAAGCGCCTCCGCGAGGAGGACGTTTCCCGCCTCTGGGTCGGCGGCCTCGCCCAGGATGTTTGCGTCCGGGCCAGCGTCATGGACGGCGCCCGGGAGGGCTTCGAGGTCCACCTGATCCTGCCCGCCACTCGCCCGGTGGAAGCCAGCCCGGGCGACGGAGACCGGGCGCTGGAAGAGATGCAGGCGGCCGGAGCGGTGATCGAGCGGTCGGCGGGGCCCGGGAAATGA
- a CDS encoding DUF1614 domain-containing protein, translating to MRFSPFFLFLFLILAAFVLAFLQVGVLAIAVGKLGLSTEALLLLLFGSLLGSGINLPLFTMRAEAPPELPSHPAYYLGLLRPRQPFRGRTQVAVNLGGCLIPVAFSIYLWNLHALPLAQIVVAVSLVTMVSYFASRPIPGLGIGMPLFVAPIAAALVAWLLGGPEKPSVAYIAGTLGVLTGADLLRIGDIRKMGSPLASIGGAGTFDGIYLTGIVAVLLA from the coding sequence GTGCGATTTTCCCCCTTCTTTCTGTTCCTGTTTCTGATTCTCGCCGCCTTCGTCCTGGCCTTCCTCCAAGTGGGCGTGCTGGCCATCGCCGTGGGCAAGCTGGGGCTGTCCACGGAAGCCCTGCTCCTGCTGCTTTTCGGCTCCTTGCTGGGGAGCGGGATCAATCTTCCTCTCTTCACCATGCGCGCGGAGGCCCCGCCCGAGCTCCCTTCCCACCCCGCCTATTACCTCGGACTGCTGCGTCCCCGGCAGCCCTTCCGGGGACGCACCCAGGTGGCCGTCAACCTGGGGGGCTGTCTGATCCCCGTGGCCTTTTCCATCTATTTGTGGAATCTCCATGCCCTGCCGCTAGCCCAGATCGTGGTGGCCGTGAGCCTGGTCACGATGGTGAGCTATTTCGCCAGCCGGCCCATCCCGGGGCTCGGCATCGGCATGCCGCTCTTCGTGGCGCCCATCGCCGCGGCTCTTGTGGCCTGGCTCCTGGGCGGTCCGGAAAAGCCTTCCGTGGCCTATATCGCCGGCACCCTGGGTGTCCTCACCGGCGCGGACCTGCTCCGCATCGGCGACATCCGCAAAATGGGATCCCCGCTGGCCTCCATTGGCGGCGCCGGAACCTTCGACGGCATCTACCTCACGGGAATCGTCGCCGTCCTTCTTGCGTAA
- the amrA gene encoding AmmeMemoRadiSam system protein A yields MSGAAEGSQGEPRSLRPYSERLLRLASAAIDHGLNRGSRMEVDLGCHPAPLLDWRACFVTLRLGGELRGCVGSVEPRRPLVSDIAENAYTAAFGDPRFPGLTAAERKELSLKLEILSPMECLNFRTEAELLARLEPGRDGLLLEAGHCRGTFLPTVWSSLPDPEEFWKQLKRKAGLPSDRFSTAITVYRYRTEILP; encoded by the coding sequence ATGAGCGGGGCAGCCGAAGGATCCCAGGGGGAGCCCCGCTCCCTCCGGCCCTACTCCGAACGGCTTTTGCGATTGGCTTCGGCTGCCATTGATCACGGCCTGAACCGGGGATCGCGCATGGAGGTGGACCTTGGATGCCACCCCGCCCCGCTGCTGGATTGGCGGGCCTGCTTCGTCACCCTGCGCTTGGGCGGCGAGCTGCGGGGCTGCGTGGGATCCGTGGAGCCCAGGCGGCCGCTGGTCAGCGACATCGCGGAGAACGCCTACACGGCGGCCTTCGGGGACCCCCGCTTCCCCGGTTTGACCGCGGCCGAACGCAAGGAGCTGTCACTCAAGCTCGAAATCCTCTCCCCCATGGAGTGCCTGAACTTCCGGACCGAAGCGGAGCTGCTCGCCCGGCTGGAGCCCGGCCGCGACGGCCTGCTCCTCGAAGCGGGCCATTGCCGCGGCACCTTCCTCCCCACCGTGTGGAGCTCCCTGCCCGACCCGGAGGAATTCTGGAAGCAGCTCAAGCGCAAGGCCGGCCTGCCGTCGGATCGTTTTTCAACGGCCATAACCGTTTACCGCTACCGGACGGAGATCCTGCCCTGA
- the amrB gene encoding AmmeMemoRadiSam system protein B, translating into MPDVRDPAIAGTFYPAEPEQLRKQVDDLVAGNPDPAARPAAPKGLIVPHAGYMYSGPVAATAYARLAPARDRIRRVVLLGPSHHVPFRGLAASSADAFRTPLGRIPLDTEGVRAALRQSGVQTLDAAHGREHSLEAQLPFLQRMLADFSLLPLVVGAAEPGQVGRVLEALWGGPETLIVISSDLSHFLDYATAGTLDATTARAIEALDGAGITHEHACGYQPVRGLLRIAARRRSRLQTLDLRSSGDAGAPLDRVVGYGAFALEESGA; encoded by the coding sequence ATGCCCGATGTGCGCGACCCGGCGATCGCCGGGACCTTCTATCCCGCAGAGCCCGAGCAACTGCGAAAACAGGTGGACGACCTGGTGGCCGGCAACCCGGACCCCGCCGCGCGCCCCGCCGCCCCCAAGGGCCTGATCGTGCCGCATGCGGGATACATGTACTCCGGGCCCGTAGCCGCAACCGCCTACGCGCGCCTGGCTCCGGCCCGAGACAGGATACGCCGCGTGGTTCTGCTCGGCCCCTCGCACCACGTGCCCTTCCGGGGGCTGGCCGCGAGCAGCGCCGATGCTTTCCGGACGCCTCTGGGCCGCATTCCGCTGGACACGGAAGGGGTGCGAGCCGCCTTGCGGCAGTCCGGCGTGCAGACCCTGGACGCGGCCCATGGGCGGGAGCACAGTCTGGAGGCCCAGCTCCCCTTTCTGCAGCGGATGCTTGCGGACTTCTCCCTGCTACCCCTGGTGGTGGGCGCCGCCGAACCCGGACAGGTGGGACGGGTCCTGGAGGCCCTCTGGGGCGGTCCGGAGACCCTGATTGTCATCAGCTCGGACCTTTCCCATTTCCTCGATTACGCCACCGCCGGGACGCTGGATGCGACCACCGCCCGGGCCATTGAGGCCCTGGACGGAGCGGGGATAACCCACGAGCATGCATGCGGCTATCAGCCCGTACGAGGCCTTCTGCGCATCGCGGCCCGCCGGCGGAGCCGACTGCAAACCCTGGATCTGCGCAGCTCCGGGGATGCCGGAGCACCCCTGGACCGGGTGGTGGGCTACGGAGCCTTCGCCCTGGAGGAATCCGGCGCATGA
- a CDS encoding HDOD domain-containing protein, with product MEARSASARQKILETQELPPLPNVAAELLMVLQADDDNEVERLRVIVEQDPGLTARVMGWANSAYFGTRGNVRTLDRAIFGVLGLRTVTSLILSIILNRAFNTQACPSFQLEDYWFRALLTAHCARSGGARAGGEQVDPEDAFLAGLLHNLGLLLLVHLFPGDMDAVLKEANAPDDAVLRAAEQERLGIDHAQAGAWLAQRWHLPALVVDTISGYPQSPPTNSSSVVGLVGFSRNQVDRLLASRAKRAERVTLTVPDWLCVPREEWREVVVELLEHRDKLREQAQSLS from the coding sequence ATGGAAGCAAGGTCAGCTTCTGCGAGGCAGAAGATCCTGGAAACCCAGGAGCTTCCTCCTCTTCCGAATGTAGCCGCGGAGCTGCTTATGGTCCTGCAGGCCGACGACGACAACGAGGTGGAGCGCCTCCGCGTCATCGTCGAGCAGGATCCGGGTCTTACCGCGCGGGTGATGGGGTGGGCGAACTCCGCCTACTTCGGCACGCGAGGCAATGTCCGGACCCTCGACCGGGCCATTTTCGGCGTGCTCGGCCTGCGCACGGTTACCAGCCTCATCCTTTCCATCATACTCAACCGGGCGTTCAACACGCAGGCCTGTCCGTCCTTCCAGCTGGAAGACTACTGGTTCCGGGCCCTGCTTACCGCCCATTGCGCCCGATCCGGCGGAGCGCGCGCAGGGGGGGAGCAGGTGGACCCGGAGGACGCCTTCCTAGCTGGGCTCTTGCACAACCTGGGTCTGCTTCTCCTGGTGCACCTGTTCCCCGGAGACATGGATGCCGTCCTGAAAGAGGCCAATGCCCCCGACGATGCCGTCCTGCGCGCAGCGGAGCAGGAGCGTCTCGGGATCGATCACGCCCAGGCGGGAGCCTGGCTGGCCCAGCGGTGGCACTTGCCCGCGCTGGTGGTGGATACCATCTCAGGCTATCCGCAGAGCCCACCGACGAATTCGAGCAGCGTGGTCGGCCTCGTGGGCTTTTCCCGGAACCAGGTGGATCGCCTGCTCGCCTCCCGGGCGAAGCGCGCCGAACGGGTCACCCTGACGGTTCCCGACTGGCTCTGCGTTCCCCGGGAGGAATGGCGCGAAGTCGTAGTGGAGCTTCTGGAGCACCGGGACAAGCTCCGGGAGCAGGCCCAATCCCTCAGTTAA
- the amrS gene encoding AmmeMemoRadiSam system radical SAM enzyme — MPDHDPVSGLPTEYWHRLEDGRVQCDLCPRFCRLHEGQRGLCFVRGRRDDRIVLTTYGRSSGFCVDPVEKKPLNHFLPGTPVLSFGTAGCNLACKFCQNWDMSKSREMDTLADRASPELVAYMAGRLGARSVAFTYNDPIIFHEYAIDIARACREHGIKSVAVSSGYVAPSPRAAFYAEMDAVNLDLKAFSERFYKKLTGSSLGPVLDTARYIHAETGVWMELTTLLIPGENDSEAEIEGMTRWVREELGSEVPMHFTAFHPDYKMRQYPPTPPETLARAREIALHNGIRYVYTGNVHDKAGQSTYCSECGTLLIGRDWYRLSEWELDAGGCCTACGTPCAGVLEAEPGAWGARRLPVRPAAFARELEAAG; from the coding sequence GTGCCCGACCACGATCCCGTTTCCGGCCTGCCCACCGAATACTGGCACCGCCTGGAAGACGGCCGGGTCCAATGCGATCTGTGCCCCCGCTTCTGCCGCCTGCATGAGGGCCAGCGCGGCCTCTGCTTCGTGCGCGGGCGGCGGGACGACCGCATCGTTCTCACCACCTACGGGCGCTCCTCCGGGTTCTGCGTAGACCCCGTCGAAAAGAAACCGTTGAATCACTTCCTGCCGGGTACCCCCGTGCTTTCCTTCGGCACCGCAGGATGCAATCTGGCCTGCAAGTTCTGCCAGAACTGGGACATGAGCAAATCCCGGGAGATGGATACGCTCGCCGACCGGGCCTCGCCGGAGCTGGTGGCCTACATGGCCGGGCGGCTCGGCGCCCGGAGCGTGGCGTTCACCTATAACGATCCCATCATTTTCCACGAATACGCCATCGATATCGCCCGGGCCTGCCGGGAGCACGGTATCAAGTCGGTGGCGGTCTCCAGCGGGTACGTTGCCCCCAGTCCCCGGGCGGCGTTCTATGCGGAAATGGACGCGGTGAATCTCGACCTGAAAGCCTTCTCGGAGCGTTTCTACAAGAAGCTGACCGGGTCGTCCCTGGGGCCGGTGCTGGATACCGCGCGTTACATCCACGCGGAAACCGGGGTATGGATGGAGCTGACCACGCTCCTCATCCCCGGCGAGAACGATTCGGAGGCGGAGATCGAGGGGATGACCCGCTGGGTGCGGGAGGAGCTCGGATCGGAGGTGCCCATGCATTTCACGGCCTTCCATCCGGACTACAAGATGCGGCAATACCCGCCCACTCCGCCCGAAACCTTAGCGCGGGCACGGGAGATCGCCCTGCACAACGGTATCCGCTACGTATACACCGGTAATGTCCACGACAAGGCGGGGCAGAGCACGTATTGCTCCGAGTGCGGCACGCTGCTCATCGGCCGGGACTGGTACCGGCTGAGTGAATGGGAGCTGGACGCGGGCGGCTGCTGTACCGCCTGCGGAACGCCGTGCGCGGGGGTCCTGGAGGCCGAGCCGGGGGCGTGGGGTGCCAGGCGGCTTCCGGTCCGGCCGGCGGCCTTTGCCCGGGAGCTGGAGGCGGCCGGTTGA